In the genome of Oncorhynchus mykiss isolate Arlee chromosome 18, USDA_OmykA_1.1, whole genome shotgun sequence, one region contains:
- the LOC110495746 gene encoding single-stranded DNA-binding protein 3 isoform X4: MYAKGKGAVVPSDNQAREKLALYVYEYLLHVGAQKSAQTFLSEIRWEKNITLGEPPGFLHSWWCVFWDLYCAAPDRRENCEHSSEAKAFHDYSAAAAPSPVMGNMPPNDGMPGGPMPPGFFQGPPGSQQSPHAQPPHGMGPHGQPFMSPRFPGGPRPSLRMPNQPPGGIPGSQPLLPNSMDPTRPQGHPNMGGPMRMNAPRGMGPMGPQNYGGMRPPPNSMGGPMPGMNMGPGGRGPWPGPNANSIQYSSSSPGHYVGPPGGGGPPGTPIMPSPDSNNSSENIYTMMNPIGPGGNRPNFPMGPGPDGPMGAMGAMEPHHMNGSLGSGDMDGLPKNSPNNMGGMSNPPGTPRDDGEMGGNFLNPFQSESYSPNMTMSV, from the exons GTTAGCGCTGTACGTATATGAGTACCTGCTGCATGTAGGAGCACAGAAGTCTGCACAGACCTTCTTGTCAGAG ataCGATGGGAAAAGAATATTACGTTAGGGGAGCCTCCTGGATTCCTGCACTCGTGGTGGTG TGTATTCTGGGATTTGTATTGCGctgcgccggacagacgggagaacTGCGAACACTCCAGCGAGGCCAAGGCCTTCCATGATTAC agtgCGGCAGCAGCCCCCAGTCCTGTGATGGGGAATATGCCACCTAATGATGGTATGCCAGGAGGACCCATGCCGCCTGGATTCTTCCAG GGTCCGCCAGGCTCCCAGCAGTCTCCTCACGCACAGCCCCCCCACGGCATGGGACCACACGGACAG ccttTCATGTCGCCACGGTTTCCAGGTGGACCCCGCCCCTCTCTCCGAATGCCAAATCAG CCTCCAGGGGGAATCCCTGGTTCTCAGCCTCTCCTGCCAAACAGCATGGACCCCACCAGaccacaag GACATCCTAATATGGGTGGGCCAATGAGAATGAACGCTCCACGAGGAATGGGGCCCATGGGTCCACAG AACTACGGGGGTATGAGACCCCCTCCTAACTCCATGGGTGGTCCTATGCCTGGGATGAACAT gGGACCTGGTGGTAGAGGACCGTGGCCTGGTCCCAATGCGAACTCA ATACAATACTCCTCCTCATCTCCCGGCCACTATGTG GGTCCTCCAGGAGGAGGGGGGCCGCCCGGAACTCCCATCATGCCCAGCCCAG ACTCCAACAACTCCAGTGAAAACATCTACACTATGATGAACCCTATAGGACCAGGAGGAAACAGACCCAAC TTCCCTATGGGCCCGGGGCCTGATGGACCGATGGGAGCTATGGGAGCCATGGAACCTCACCACATGAACGGCTCACTAG GCTCTGGGGACATGGACGGGTTGCCAAAG AACTCTCCTAACAACATGGGGGGTATGAGCAACCCTCCCGGGACGCCGCGGGACGATGGGGAGATGGGTGGAAACTTCCTCAACCCATTCCAAAGTGAAAGT TATTCACCCAACATGACGATGAGTGTGTAA
- the LOC110495746 gene encoding single-stranded DNA-binding protein 3 isoform X2, which yields MYAKGKGAVVPSDNQAREKLALYVYEYLLHVGAQKSAQTFLSEIRWEKNITLGEPPGFLHSWWCVFWDLYCAAPDRRENCEHSSEAKAFHDYSAAAAPSPVMGNMPPNDGMPGGPMPPGFFQGPPGSQQSPHAQPPHGMGPHGQPFMSPRFPGGPRPSLRMPNQPPGGIPGSQPLLPNSMDPTRPQGHPNMGGPMRMNAPRGMGPMGPQNYGGMRPPPNSMGGPMPGMNMGPGGRGPWPGPNANSIQYSSSSPGHYVGPPGGGGPPGTPIMPSPDSNNSSENIYTMMNPIGPGGNRPNFPMGPGPDGPMGAMGAMEPHHMNGSLGSGDMDGLPKNSPNNMGGMSNPPGTPRDDGEMGGNFLNPFQSESASRTALGHAGPLVKVELPDAVCGIDRKQRHRKSLLSNPAPCLSDFLSDSGQ from the exons GTTAGCGCTGTACGTATATGAGTACCTGCTGCATGTAGGAGCACAGAAGTCTGCACAGACCTTCTTGTCAGAG ataCGATGGGAAAAGAATATTACGTTAGGGGAGCCTCCTGGATTCCTGCACTCGTGGTGGTG TGTATTCTGGGATTTGTATTGCGctgcgccggacagacgggagaacTGCGAACACTCCAGCGAGGCCAAGGCCTTCCATGATTAC agtgCGGCAGCAGCCCCCAGTCCTGTGATGGGGAATATGCCACCTAATGATGGTATGCCAGGAGGACCCATGCCGCCTGGATTCTTCCAG GGTCCGCCAGGCTCCCAGCAGTCTCCTCACGCACAGCCCCCCCACGGCATGGGACCACACGGACAG ccttTCATGTCGCCACGGTTTCCAGGTGGACCCCGCCCCTCTCTCCGAATGCCAAATCAG CCTCCAGGGGGAATCCCTGGTTCTCAGCCTCTCCTGCCAAACAGCATGGACCCCACCAGaccacaag GACATCCTAATATGGGTGGGCCAATGAGAATGAACGCTCCACGAGGAATGGGGCCCATGGGTCCACAG AACTACGGGGGTATGAGACCCCCTCCTAACTCCATGGGTGGTCCTATGCCTGGGATGAACAT gGGACCTGGTGGTAGAGGACCGTGGCCTGGTCCCAATGCGAACTCA ATACAATACTCCTCCTCATCTCCCGGCCACTATGTG GGTCCTCCAGGAGGAGGGGGGCCGCCCGGAACTCCCATCATGCCCAGCCCAG ACTCCAACAACTCCAGTGAAAACATCTACACTATGATGAACCCTATAGGACCAGGAGGAAACAGACCCAAC TTCCCTATGGGCCCGGGGCCTGATGGACCGATGGGAGCTATGGGAGCCATGGAACCTCACCACATGAACGGCTCACTAG GCTCTGGGGACATGGACGGGTTGCCAAAG AACTCTCCTAACAACATGGGGGGTATGAGCAACCCTCCCGGGACGCCGCGGGACGATGGGGAGATGGGTGGAAACTTCCTCAACCCATTCCAAAGTGAAAGT GCTTCTAGGACAGCCCTGGGGCATGCTGGGCCTCTAGTGAAGGTGGAGCTTCCCGACGCTGTCTGTGGCATAGACAGGAAACAGAGACACAGGAAgtccctactctctaaccccgcCCCCTGCCTCTCTGACTTCTTGTCAGACTCTGGACAATGA
- the LOC110495746 gene encoding single-stranded DNA-binding protein 3 isoform X3: MYAKGKGAVVPSDNQAREKLALYVYEYLLHVGAQKSAQTFLSEIRWEKNITLGEPPGFLHSWWCVFWDLYCAAPDRRENCEHSSEAKAFHDYSAAAAPSPVMGNMPPNDGMPGGPMPPGFFQGPPGSQQSPHAQPPHGMGPHGQPFMSPRFPGGPRPSLRMPNQPPGGIPGSQPLLPNSMDPTRPQGHPNMGGPMRMNAPRGMGPMGPQNYGGMRPPPNSMGGPMPGMNMGPGGRGPWPGPNANSIQYSSSSPGHYVGPPGGGGPPGTPIMPSPGDSNNSSENIYTMMNPIGPGGNRPNFPMGPGPDGPMGAMGAMEPHHMNGSLGSGDMDGLPKNSPNNMGGMSNPPGTPRDDGEMGGNFLNPFQSESYSPNMTMSV, from the exons GTTAGCGCTGTACGTATATGAGTACCTGCTGCATGTAGGAGCACAGAAGTCTGCACAGACCTTCTTGTCAGAG ataCGATGGGAAAAGAATATTACGTTAGGGGAGCCTCCTGGATTCCTGCACTCGTGGTGGTG TGTATTCTGGGATTTGTATTGCGctgcgccggacagacgggagaacTGCGAACACTCCAGCGAGGCCAAGGCCTTCCATGATTAC agtgCGGCAGCAGCCCCCAGTCCTGTGATGGGGAATATGCCACCTAATGATGGTATGCCAGGAGGACCCATGCCGCCTGGATTCTTCCAG GGTCCGCCAGGCTCCCAGCAGTCTCCTCACGCACAGCCCCCCCACGGCATGGGACCACACGGACAG ccttTCATGTCGCCACGGTTTCCAGGTGGACCCCGCCCCTCTCTCCGAATGCCAAATCAG CCTCCAGGGGGAATCCCTGGTTCTCAGCCTCTCCTGCCAAACAGCATGGACCCCACCAGaccacaag GACATCCTAATATGGGTGGGCCAATGAGAATGAACGCTCCACGAGGAATGGGGCCCATGGGTCCACAG AACTACGGGGGTATGAGACCCCCTCCTAACTCCATGGGTGGTCCTATGCCTGGGATGAACAT gGGACCTGGTGGTAGAGGACCGTGGCCTGGTCCCAATGCGAACTCA ATACAATACTCCTCCTCATCTCCCGGCCACTATGTG GGTCCTCCAGGAGGAGGGGGGCCGCCCGGAACTCCCATCATGCCCAGCCCAGGTG ACTCCAACAACTCCAGTGAAAACATCTACACTATGATGAACCCTATAGGACCAGGAGGAAACAGACCCAAC TTCCCTATGGGCCCGGGGCCTGATGGACCGATGGGAGCTATGGGAGCCATGGAACCTCACCACATGAACGGCTCACTAG GCTCTGGGGACATGGACGGGTTGCCAAAG AACTCTCCTAACAACATGGGGGGTATGAGCAACCCTCCCGGGACGCCGCGGGACGATGGGGAGATGGGTGGAAACTTCCTCAACCCATTCCAAAGTGAAAGT TATTCACCCAACATGACGATGAGTGTGTAA
- the LOC110495746 gene encoding single-stranded DNA-binding protein 3 isoform X1: MYAKGKGAVVPSDNQAREKLALYVYEYLLHVGAQKSAQTFLSEIRWEKNITLGEPPGFLHSWWCVFWDLYCAAPDRRENCEHSSEAKAFHDYSAAAAPSPVMGNMPPNDGMPGGPMPPGFFQGPPGSQQSPHAQPPHGMGPHGQPFMSPRFPGGPRPSLRMPNQPPGGIPGSQPLLPNSMDPTRPQGHPNMGGPMRMNAPRGMGPMGPQNYGGMRPPPNSMGGPMPGMNMGPGGRGPWPGPNANSIQYSSSSPGHYVGPPGGGGPPGTPIMPSPGDSNNSSENIYTMMNPIGPGGNRPNFPMGPGPDGPMGAMGAMEPHHMNGSLGSGDMDGLPKNSPNNMGGMSNPPGTPRDDGEMGGNFLNPFQSESASRTALGHAGPLVKVELPDAVCGIDRKQRHRKSLLSNPAPCLSDFLSDSGQ, translated from the exons GTTAGCGCTGTACGTATATGAGTACCTGCTGCATGTAGGAGCACAGAAGTCTGCACAGACCTTCTTGTCAGAG ataCGATGGGAAAAGAATATTACGTTAGGGGAGCCTCCTGGATTCCTGCACTCGTGGTGGTG TGTATTCTGGGATTTGTATTGCGctgcgccggacagacgggagaacTGCGAACACTCCAGCGAGGCCAAGGCCTTCCATGATTAC agtgCGGCAGCAGCCCCCAGTCCTGTGATGGGGAATATGCCACCTAATGATGGTATGCCAGGAGGACCCATGCCGCCTGGATTCTTCCAG GGTCCGCCAGGCTCCCAGCAGTCTCCTCACGCACAGCCCCCCCACGGCATGGGACCACACGGACAG ccttTCATGTCGCCACGGTTTCCAGGTGGACCCCGCCCCTCTCTCCGAATGCCAAATCAG CCTCCAGGGGGAATCCCTGGTTCTCAGCCTCTCCTGCCAAACAGCATGGACCCCACCAGaccacaag GACATCCTAATATGGGTGGGCCAATGAGAATGAACGCTCCACGAGGAATGGGGCCCATGGGTCCACAG AACTACGGGGGTATGAGACCCCCTCCTAACTCCATGGGTGGTCCTATGCCTGGGATGAACAT gGGACCTGGTGGTAGAGGACCGTGGCCTGGTCCCAATGCGAACTCA ATACAATACTCCTCCTCATCTCCCGGCCACTATGTG GGTCCTCCAGGAGGAGGGGGGCCGCCCGGAACTCCCATCATGCCCAGCCCAGGTG ACTCCAACAACTCCAGTGAAAACATCTACACTATGATGAACCCTATAGGACCAGGAGGAAACAGACCCAAC TTCCCTATGGGCCCGGGGCCTGATGGACCGATGGGAGCTATGGGAGCCATGGAACCTCACCACATGAACGGCTCACTAG GCTCTGGGGACATGGACGGGTTGCCAAAG AACTCTCCTAACAACATGGGGGGTATGAGCAACCCTCCCGGGACGCCGCGGGACGATGGGGAGATGGGTGGAAACTTCCTCAACCCATTCCAAAGTGAAAGT GCTTCTAGGACAGCCCTGGGGCATGCTGGGCCTCTAGTGAAGGTGGAGCTTCCCGACGCTGTCTGTGGCATAGACAGGAAACAGAGACACAGGAAgtccctactctctaaccccgcCCCCTGCCTCTCTGACTTCTTGTCAGACTCTGGACAATGA